Proteins from a genomic interval of Streptomyces sp. NBC_01445:
- the cdgB gene encoding diguanylate cyclase CdgB, whose protein sequence is METESEPYVRLATLRQLHQVMADMNTARSLADTLQTVSDGVVNGLGFELACVNLVRPDGDLVVAAFSGDSSAEALITGRVGSRASWDRRLSMGEAWGDLRFIPHTEGWVLDEDDVPQWFTDGPPPRFEDEWHPSDRLFAPMYATGGSGGELLGVISADRPRNGRRPGAWGREALQMYAFQAAIAISNARLRANMQRALVRLEREQQALRASEESFRQAFEYAPSGMAIAEMGGDQHGRLLRTNDALCRLLSRPASAMRRYSFSDLVHPEDIGTLLRTSAEGGRAELRLGRRDGTYVWVSLRNSVVADAADGPRFLLTHVEDIEERKRRELHLAHRASHDSLTGLPNSAELRSRLSARLCRRPQLPEPSAVDSLDAAYGDRTGGSYDTNGHGFDFAGAAAAVAGQQNGGSGPSGGIYDDYGFDHHVHIDAPEGDTDDGTKGLAVLFCDLDGFKSINDRFGHHTGDVVLIEVARRLTSGVRDGDTVARLGGDEFVVLADGLGRADAEDLAVRLRNAIIPPIRVDGRAVRVGASFGIGWAHCGMTADEVLKSADQRMYIEKRSRAKQHRRAG, encoded by the coding sequence ATGGAGACCGAGTCGGAGCCGTACGTCCGTCTTGCGACCCTGCGGCAGCTTCACCAGGTGATGGCGGACATGAACACCGCCCGCAGCCTGGCAGACACCCTGCAGACGGTCTCCGACGGAGTCGTGAACGGCCTCGGATTCGAGCTGGCCTGCGTCAATCTCGTGCGCCCCGACGGTGACCTCGTCGTCGCCGCCTTCTCCGGCGACTCCTCCGCCGAAGCCCTCATCACCGGCCGGGTCGGCTCCCGTGCCTCCTGGGACCGTCGCCTGTCCATGGGCGAGGCCTGGGGCGACCTGCGGTTCATCCCGCACACCGAGGGCTGGGTCCTCGACGAGGACGACGTACCGCAGTGGTTCACCGACGGGCCGCCGCCCCGCTTCGAGGACGAGTGGCACCCGTCGGACCGCCTCTTCGCCCCGATGTACGCCACCGGCGGCTCCGGCGGCGAACTCCTCGGCGTGATCTCCGCCGACCGCCCGCGCAACGGCAGGCGCCCCGGCGCCTGGGGCCGCGAGGCCCTGCAGATGTACGCCTTCCAGGCCGCCATCGCCATCAGCAACGCACGGCTGCGCGCCAACATGCAGCGCGCCCTGGTCCGGCTCGAACGCGAGCAGCAGGCCCTGCGCGCCAGCGAGGAGTCCTTCCGCCAGGCCTTCGAGTACGCGCCCAGCGGCATGGCCATCGCCGAGATGGGCGGCGACCAGCACGGGCGGCTCCTGCGCACGAACGACGCCCTGTGCCGGTTGCTCAGCCGCCCGGCGTCCGCCATGCGCCGCTACTCGTTCTCCGACCTCGTCCACCCCGAGGACATCGGCACGCTGCTGCGCACCTCCGCCGAGGGCGGCCGCGCCGAGCTGCGCCTCGGACGGCGCGACGGCACCTATGTGTGGGTGTCCCTGCGGAACTCGGTGGTGGCCGACGCCGCCGACGGGCCGCGCTTCCTGCTCACCCACGTCGAGGACATCGAGGAGCGCAAGCGCCGCGAACTGCATCTCGCGCACCGCGCGTCCCACGACTCCCTCACCGGCCTGCCGAACTCGGCGGAGCTGCGCTCCCGCCTCTCGGCCCGCTTGTGCCGCCGCCCCCAGCTGCCCGAGCCGAGCGCCGTGGACTCCCTGGACGCGGCGTACGGGGACCGCACCGGCGGCTCGTACGACACGAACGGGCACGGATTCGACTTCGCGGGGGCCGCTGCCGCCGTGGCCGGACAGCAGAACGGCGGGTCCGGGCCCTCCGGCGGGATCTACGACGACTATGGCTTCGATCACCACGTCCATATCGACGCGCCCGAGGGGGACACCGACGACGGCACGAAGGGCCTGGCGGTCCTCTTCTGCGACCTGGACGGCTTCAAGTCGATCAACGACCGGTTCGGGCACCACACCGGAGACGTCGTCCTGATCGAGGTCGCACGGCGGCTGACCAGCGGTGTCCGTGACGGGGACACCGTCGCGAGGCTCGGTGGCGACGAGTTCGTCGTGCTCGCCGACGGGCTCGGCCGGGCCGATGCAGAGGACCTCGCCGTCCGTCTGCGGAACGCGATCATTCCACCCATCCGGGTCGACGGAAGAGCGGTTCGTGTGGGCGCCAGTTTCGGCATCGGCTGGGCGCACTGCGGGATGACGGCCGACGAGGTGTTGAAATCCGCTGACCAGCGGATGTACATCGAGAAAAGGTCGCGTGCCAAGCAGCACCGACGGGCCGGATGA
- the otsB gene encoding trehalose-phosphatase: MGSPQHDLPSPVTSAGRDGLDALLSDPARAVIALDFDGTLAPIVPDPEQARAHPDAVRALAALAPQVASVAVITGRPAGVAVRHGGFAGVPGLEHLVVLGHYGAERWDAVTGTVHAPAPHPGVAAVRAELPGVLESVGAWRGTWVEEKGRAVAVHTRRAGDPQAAFEALRAPLSDLAARHGLIVEPGRLVLELRPPGMDKGAALTAYVREVGATSVLYAGDDLGDLPAFAAVDKLRKDGVPGLLVCSGSSEVTELAERADVVVDGSQGVVELMADLARAISGP, encoded by the coding sequence ATGGGCAGCCCACAGCACGACCTGCCGTCGCCTGTGACCTCCGCCGGGCGTGACGGCCTCGACGCACTCCTCTCGGACCCCGCGCGGGCCGTGATCGCGCTCGACTTCGACGGCACGCTCGCGCCGATCGTGCCCGACCCCGAACAGGCCCGGGCGCACCCGGACGCCGTCCGCGCGCTCGCCGCGCTGGCCCCCCAGGTCGCCTCCGTCGCCGTGATCACCGGCCGCCCCGCGGGCGTCGCCGTGCGCCACGGCGGTTTCGCGGGCGTCCCCGGACTCGAACACCTCGTGGTTCTCGGCCACTACGGCGCCGAGCGCTGGGACGCCGTCACCGGCACCGTCCACGCCCCCGCCCCGCACCCCGGCGTCGCGGCCGTCCGCGCCGAACTGCCCGGAGTCCTGGAGTCCGTGGGGGCCTGGCGCGGCACCTGGGTGGAGGAGAAGGGCCGTGCCGTCGCCGTCCACACGCGCCGCGCGGGCGACCCGCAGGCGGCGTTCGAGGCGCTGCGGGCGCCCTTGTCCGACCTCGCGGCCCGCCACGGCCTGATCGTCGAGCCCGGCCGCCTCGTCCTGGAACTGCGCCCGCCCGGCATGGACAAGGGCGCGGCGCTCACGGCGTACGTACGCGAGGTGGGCGCGACGTCGGTGCTCTACGCGGGCGACGACCTCGGCGACCTGCCCGCGTTCGCCGCCGTCGACAAGCTCCGCAAGGACGGGGTGCCGGGCCTTCTGGTGTGCAGCGGCAGCTCGGAGGTCACGGAACTGGCCGAACGGGCGGACGTCGTGGTGGACGGGTCGCAGGGAGTTGTGGAACTCATGGCGGACCTGGCCCGCGCGATCAGCGGGCCCTAG
- a CDS encoding ABC transporter substrate-binding protein: MQRRMTGLTAAVAALGMAATLAACGGPGSEDVTLKLVAADYGDSPANSSQKYWDKLAAAFEKKNPGIKVDVSVYSWSDVDAKVKKMVADGHAPDMAQIGAYSDYAASGKLYSANDLLSIPVQSDFLPQLAAAGEVSRVQYGMPFASSTRLLFYNKTLFDKAGLTPPQTWAQLQADAKALKARGVKIPYALPLGPEEAQAETMMWMLSGGSGYTDDVGTYSLDSPQNVKTFEWLKNDLVGQGLTGPTPPAKLDRAQAFAAFTRGDVGMLNGHPTLMQMAAKKGVKFGMVPMPGINGRAGSTMGVADWMMAFRQNGHKDQVGKFLDYVYSEKNVLDFSREYDLLPVTNSASDTMADDKRDQKLWKFLGELQNSELYPVGKTSWAQVSAGVKREIGSTVGPNGNPGATLGRLERAADAAENAE; the protein is encoded by the coding sequence GTGCAGCGGCGCATGACAGGTCTGACGGCGGCGGTGGCCGCGCTCGGCATGGCGGCGACGCTGGCCGCCTGCGGAGGCCCCGGCTCCGAGGACGTGACCCTGAAGCTGGTGGCCGCCGACTACGGCGACTCCCCGGCGAACAGCTCCCAGAAGTACTGGGACAAGCTGGCCGCCGCCTTCGAGAAGAAGAACCCCGGCATCAAGGTCGACGTCAGCGTCTACTCCTGGAGCGACGTCGACGCCAAGGTCAAGAAGATGGTCGCGGACGGCCACGCGCCCGACATGGCGCAGATCGGCGCGTACTCCGACTACGCCGCGAGCGGCAAGCTCTACAGTGCGAACGACCTGCTCTCCATCCCCGTGCAGTCCGACTTCCTGCCGCAGCTCGCCGCCGCCGGCGAGGTCTCCCGCGTCCAGTACGGCATGCCCTTCGCGTCCTCCACGCGGCTGCTGTTCTACAACAAGACCCTCTTCGACAAGGCCGGCCTGACCCCGCCGCAGACCTGGGCCCAGCTCCAGGCCGACGCCAAGGCCCTCAAGGCGCGCGGCGTGAAGATCCCCTACGCGCTGCCGCTGGGCCCCGAAGAGGCGCAGGCCGAGACCATGATGTGGATGCTGAGCGGCGGCTCCGGTTACACCGACGACGTCGGCACCTACAGCCTCGACTCCCCGCAGAACGTCAAGACCTTCGAGTGGCTGAAGAACGACCTGGTCGGCCAGGGCCTCACCGGTCCGACGCCGCCCGCCAAGCTCGACCGCGCGCAGGCCTTCGCGGCCTTCACGCGCGGTGACGTCGGCATGCTCAACGGGCACCCGACGCTGATGCAGATGGCCGCCAAGAAGGGCGTGAAGTTCGGCATGGTGCCGATGCCCGGCATCAACGGCAGGGCCGGGTCGACCATGGGCGTCGCAGACTGGATGATGGCGTTCCGGCAGAACGGCCACAAGGACCAGGTCGGCAAGTTCCTCGACTACGTCTACAGCGAGAAGAACGTCCTCGACTTCTCCCGCGAGTACGACCTCCTGCCGGTCACCAACTCCGCGTCGGACACGATGGCCGACGACAAGCGCGACCAGAAGCTCTGGAAGTTCCTCGGCGAACTGCAGAACTCGGAGCTCTACCCCGTCGGCAAGACGTCCTGGGCCCAGGTCAGCGCCGGCGTCAAGCGCGAGATCGGCTCGACCGTCGGCCCCAACGGCAACCCGGGTGCCACCCTCGGCCGGCTGGAGCGGGCGGCCGACGCGGCGGAGAACGCGGAGTAG
- a CDS encoding flavin reductase family protein, with product MSRLAAGVVLVTAREVPLDPDDPSAPLGEDVGMTATAFLSVSLDPPLVLVSLRNGSRMDDLLDEQPLWAVSVLSENQRHIAGRFAMKGRISDRLLFEDIPYVRGEVSGAPLVGGALATLECRTEQRVPAGDHTLVIGRVLTASLPGGEGGPLAYFKGKYRQLG from the coding sequence ATGTCCCGACTGGCCGCGGGCGTGGTCCTGGTGACCGCGCGCGAGGTGCCGCTCGACCCGGACGACCCGTCGGCTCCCCTGGGCGAGGACGTCGGCATGACGGCCACGGCGTTCCTGTCGGTCTCCCTCGACCCGCCGCTCGTCCTTGTCAGCCTGCGCAACGGCTCCCGCATGGACGACCTGCTCGACGAACAGCCCCTGTGGGCGGTGTCCGTGCTCTCCGAGAACCAGCGCCACATCGCGGGCCGCTTCGCGATGAAGGGCCGCATCAGCGACCGTCTGCTCTTCGAGGACATCCCGTACGTACGCGGCGAGGTGTCCGGCGCGCCCCTGGTGGGCGGCGCGCTCGCGACGCTCGAGTGCCGTACGGAGCAGCGGGTGCCGGCCGGGGACCACACGCTGGTGATCGGCCGGGTGCTCACGGCGTCGCTGCCCGGCGGCGAGGGCGGACCCCTGGCCTACTTCAAGGGGAAGTACCGGCAGTTGGGCTGA
- the nagA gene encoding N-acetylglucosamine-6-phosphate deacetylase — protein MAALNVLSGARVVLPAGVVENGRVIVDGARIAGSAPAGAPSTDLTGHWVVPGFVDMHNHGGGGASFTSGSIDDILKGVRTHRLHGTTTVVASFVTGAADFLTQRAGLLSELAEQGEIAGIHFEGPFISPCRKGAHDETLLRDPDPAEVRKLLDAARGQAKMLTLAPELPGGIDSVRLLAEHGVIAAIGHTDATYEQTVEAIDAGATVATHLYNAMPAMGHRAPGPISALLEDERITVELINDGTHLHPAALELAFHHVGSGRVAFITDAMDAAGFGDGRYMLGTLEVEVKDSVARLVEGNSIAGSTLTLDRAFKRAATIDKLPVEDIVRAISANPARLLGVDDRVGSLEPGKDADLVVLDEDFGLKGVMRKGRWIVEPQLA, from the coding sequence ATGGCCGCTCTGAATGTTCTCTCCGGCGCCCGCGTCGTCCTGCCGGCCGGCGTCGTCGAGAACGGACGCGTGATCGTGGACGGCGCGAGGATCGCCGGCAGCGCGCCGGCCGGCGCCCCCTCCACCGATCTGACCGGCCACTGGGTCGTGCCCGGCTTCGTCGACATGCACAACCACGGCGGCGGCGGGGCCTCCTTCACCTCGGGATCGATCGACGACATCCTCAAGGGCGTCCGCACGCACCGCCTGCACGGCACCACGACGGTCGTCGCGTCCTTCGTCACCGGCGCGGCGGACTTCCTCACCCAGCGCGCGGGCCTGCTGTCCGAGCTGGCCGAGCAGGGCGAGATCGCGGGCATCCACTTCGAGGGCCCGTTCATCTCCCCGTGCCGCAAGGGCGCCCATGACGAAACGCTCCTGCGCGACCCCGACCCCGCCGAGGTCCGCAAGCTGCTCGACGCGGCGCGCGGCCAGGCCAAGATGCTCACCCTCGCCCCCGAACTCCCCGGCGGCATCGACTCCGTACGCCTCCTCGCCGAGCACGGCGTGATCGCCGCGATCGGCCACACCGACGCCACGTACGAGCAGACCGTCGAGGCCATCGACGCGGGCGCCACCGTCGCCACGCACCTCTACAACGCGATGCCGGCCATGGGCCACCGCGCCCCGGGCCCGATCTCGGCGCTCCTGGAGGACGAGCGGATCACCGTCGAGCTCATCAACGACGGCACGCATCTGCACCCGGCCGCCCTGGAGCTGGCGTTCCATCATGTGGGCAGCGGGCGCGTCGCGTTCATCACCGACGCCATGGACGCGGCGGGCTTCGGCGACGGCCGCTACATGCTCGGCACCCTGGAGGTCGAGGTGAAGGACAGCGTCGCGCGGCTCGTCGAGGGCAACTCCATCGCCGGTTCGACGCTCACCCTGGACCGCGCGTTCAAGCGCGCCGCCACCATCGACAAGCTGCCCGTCGAGGACATCGTCCGCGCGATCTCCGCCAACCCGGCCCGCCTGCTCGGCGTGGACGACAGGGTGGGCTCGCTGGAGCCCGGCAAGGACGCCGACCTCGTCGTCCTGGACGAGGACTTCGGCCTCAAGGGCGTCATGCGCAAGGGCCGGTGGATCGTGGAACCCCAGCTCGCGTGA
- a CDS encoding TerD family protein, whose translation MAVSLSKGGNVSLTKEAPGLTAVTVGLGWDVRTTTGTDFDLDASAIAVNPQGKVYSDGHFVFFNNKATPDQTIVHTGDNVTGQGEGDDEQINVNLAGLPADIDKIVFPVSIYDAENRSQNFGQVRNAFIRIVNQAGGTEIARYDLSEDAATETAMVFGELYRNGAEWKFRAVGQGYASGLVGIAQDFGVNV comes from the coding sequence ATGGCAGTAAGCCTGTCCAAGGGTGGCAACGTCTCGCTCACCAAGGAGGCTCCGGGCCTGACCGCCGTCACCGTGGGCCTCGGCTGGGACGTCCGCACCACCACCGGCACCGACTTCGACCTCGACGCCTCCGCGATCGCGGTGAACCCGCAGGGCAAGGTCTACTCGGACGGCCACTTCGTCTTCTTCAACAACAAGGCGACGCCGGACCAGACCATCGTCCACACCGGTGACAACGTCACGGGCCAGGGCGAGGGCGACGACGAGCAGATCAACGTCAACCTGGCGGGCCTCCCGGCCGACATCGACAAGATCGTCTTCCCGGTCTCGATCTACGACGCCGAGAACCGCTCGCAGAACTTCGGCCAGGTGCGCAACGCGTTCATCCGCATCGTCAACCAGGCCGGCGGCACCGAGATCGCCCGCTACGACCTCTCCGAGGACGCCGCCACCGAGACCGCCATGGTCTTCGGCGAGCTGTACCGCAACGGCGCGGAGTGGAAGTTCCGCGCGGTGGGCCAGGGTTACGCGTCGGGCCTCGTCGGCATCGCGCAGGACTTCGGCGTGAACGTCTGA
- the arfB gene encoding alternative ribosome rescue aminoacyl-tRNA hydrolase ArfB produces the protein MEPMSGPYFIRGSVVLPEAELLWRFSRSSGPGGQHVNTSDSQVELRFDLARTEALPEVWKARALERLASRLVDGVISVRSSEHRSQWRNRETAAVRLASLLAEATAPPPKPRRATRIPRGINERRLRNKKARSDTKRGRSGRGWD, from the coding sequence ATGGAACCCATGTCCGGTCCTTACTTCATCCGCGGCTCGGTGGTCCTTCCGGAGGCCGAGCTCCTCTGGCGATTCTCGCGGTCGTCCGGGCCGGGCGGCCAGCATGTGAACACCAGCGACTCCCAGGTCGAGCTCCGCTTCGACCTCGCCAGGACCGAGGCGCTGCCCGAGGTGTGGAAGGCGCGGGCCCTGGAGCGGCTCGCCTCCCGACTCGTCGACGGCGTCATCTCCGTACGGTCCTCGGAGCACCGCTCCCAGTGGCGCAACCGCGAGACCGCCGCCGTGCGCCTCGCGTCCCTCCTCGCGGAGGCCACCGCCCCGCCGCCCAAGCCGCGCCGCGCGACCCGTATCCCCCGGGGGATCAACGAGCGCCGCCTGCGCAACAAGAAGGCACGGTCGGACACGAAACGGGGCCGGTCGGGGCGCGGCTGGGACTGA
- a CDS encoding carbohydrate-binding protein, with protein sequence MAPADNGEGTPADDDPFGYLYADGQAAGATPPSGGGGYGYPGPRSYHQVRPVGERQYGQQPQQAPTAAYGQAPPQQQPQGYGQPNAHYSAPETLPGGAPTTVTPTQHGGGGGRGRGPNTKGLLIGALAVVAAVVIGIGVAVLGGDSNDDAKGGDAGGQPSGGSQSVQPSETASKKADEPVDLPKTDAKALKLEGGTATASDVKGAKADGGTYVAGFNQVGAKLTWTVNGIPKDGAYSLRVNYGVPGKNANATITVNGKVQTRPLNMENFSDAKEGDWEKGWTNTWSVVQLSKGTNAISISCEQGNQCDANFDQMWLVKGANG encoded by the coding sequence ATGGCGCCCGCTGACAACGGCGAGGGCACGCCCGCGGACGACGATCCGTTCGGCTATCTGTACGCCGACGGGCAGGCGGCCGGGGCGACACCGCCCAGCGGGGGCGGCGGCTACGGCTACCCGGGTCCCCGGTCCTACCACCAGGTCCGGCCGGTCGGTGAGCGCCAGTACGGGCAGCAGCCGCAGCAGGCGCCGACCGCCGCGTACGGGCAGGCGCCCCCGCAGCAGCAGCCCCAGGGCTACGGCCAGCCGAACGCGCACTACTCGGCCCCCGAGACGCTGCCCGGCGGCGCGCCGACCACGGTGACGCCCACGCAGCACGGCGGTGGCGGCGGCCGGGGCCGCGGGCCCAACACCAAGGGCCTGCTCATCGGCGCGCTCGCCGTCGTGGCGGCCGTGGTCATCGGCATCGGGGTCGCGGTCCTCGGCGGCGACTCGAACGACGACGCGAAGGGCGGCGACGCGGGCGGGCAGCCGTCCGGCGGCTCGCAGTCGGTCCAGCCGAGCGAGACGGCCTCCAAGAAGGCCGACGAGCCGGTCGACCTGCCGAAGACGGATGCCAAGGCGCTGAAGCTCGAGGGCGGCACGGCCACCGCGTCGGACGTCAAGGGCGCCAAGGCCGACGGCGGCACCTATGTGGCCGGCTTCAACCAGGTGGGCGCCAAGCTCACCTGGACGGTCAACGGCATCCCGAAGGACGGCGCGTACAGCCTGCGCGTCAACTACGGAGTGCCCGGCAAGAACGCCAACGCGACCATCACGGTCAACGGCAAGGTGCAGACCCGCCCGCTCAACATGGAGAACTTCTCCGACGCCAAGGAAGGCGACTGGGAGAAGGGGTGGACCAACACCTGGTCCGTCGTCCAGCTCAGCAAGGGCACGAACGCGATCTCGATCTCGTGCGAGCAGGGCAACCAGTGCGACGCCAACTTCGACCAGATGTGGCTGGTCAAGGGCGCCAACGGCTGA
- a CDS encoding 1-phosphofructokinase family hexose kinase, giving the protein MILTVTLNAALDITYDVPALHPHASHRVTKVTERPGGKGLNVARVLAALGHDVTVTGFAGGGTGRALREQLLDSPGIRDALVPVSGATRRTIAVVDGASGDTTQLNEPGPLVAPTEWSAFTEAYEELLTSASAVALCGSLPPGVPVGAYAQLVRAARAASVPVLLDSSGEPLRRGLAARPDVIKPNSDELAELTGSHEPLRATRDARRRGAHSVVASLGPEGLLAVTPDGSWRAPAPDRVKGNPTGAGDSAVAGLLSGYVEDLPWPDRLARAVALSAATVLAPVAGEFDRAAYEELLGRVAVTQQTTTAA; this is encoded by the coding sequence GTGATCCTCACGGTCACACTGAACGCCGCGCTCGACATCACGTACGACGTGCCGGCGCTGCACCCGCACGCGTCGCACCGCGTCACCAAGGTCACTGAACGCCCCGGCGGCAAGGGCCTCAACGTCGCGCGCGTGCTCGCCGCGCTCGGCCACGACGTGACCGTCACCGGCTTCGCGGGCGGCGGCACGGGCCGCGCCCTCAGGGAGCAGCTCCTGGACTCCCCCGGCATCCGGGACGCGCTCGTCCCGGTCTCGGGCGCCACCCGCCGCACCATCGCCGTCGTCGACGGCGCGTCAGGCGACACGACCCAGCTCAACGAGCCGGGCCCGCTCGTCGCCCCCACCGAGTGGTCCGCGTTCACCGAGGCCTACGAGGAGCTGCTCACGTCCGCGTCCGCGGTGGCCCTGTGCGGCAGCCTCCCGCCGGGCGTCCCCGTCGGCGCGTACGCCCAGCTGGTCCGCGCGGCCCGCGCCGCGTCCGTGCCCGTGCTGCTCGACTCGTCCGGGGAACCCCTGCGCCGGGGGCTCGCGGCCCGCCCCGACGTCATCAAGCCGAACTCCGACGAGCTCGCCGAGCTCACCGGCTCCCACGAGCCGCTGCGCGCCACCCGCGACGCCCGCCGCCGCGGCGCGCACTCCGTGGTCGCCTCACTCGGCCCGGAGGGCCTCCTCGCGGTCACCCCGGACGGCAGCTGGCGCGCCCCGGCCCCGGACCGCGTGAAGGGCAACCCGACGGGCGCCGGCGACTCGGCGGTCGCGGGCCTGCTCTCGGGTTACGTGGAAGACCTGCCGTGGCCGGACCGCCTGGCCCGCGCGGTCGCCCTGTCCGCGGCGACGGTACTGGCCCCGGTGGCAGGGGAGTTCGACCGCGCGGCGTACGAGGAACTGCTCGGCCGGGTCGCGGTGACCCAACAGACGACGACAGCGGCCTAG
- a CDS encoding DUF3263 domain-containing protein produces the protein MSPREQGVLALERRGWASAGAKERAVREELGLAPVRYYQLLNALLDDPRALAHDPVTVNRLRRIREARREER, from the coding sequence CTGTCCCCCCGTGAGCAGGGCGTTCTCGCCCTGGAGCGGCGCGGGTGGGCGTCGGCCGGGGCCAAGGAGCGCGCCGTGCGCGAGGAGCTGGGCCTCGCCCCGGTGCGCTACTACCAGCTCCTCAACGCGCTCCTCGACGACCCGAGGGCCCTCGCCCACGACCCGGTCACGGTCAACCGGCTGCGCCGCATACGGGAGGCCCGCCGCGAGGAGCGCTGA
- a CDS encoding ROK family protein produces the protein MRHVIALDVGGTGMKAALVGADGTLLHQARRATGRERGPDAIVETILGFAADLRAYGEEHLGEPAAAAGVAVPGIVDDEHGIALYASNLGWRDVPMRRLLSERLEGIPVALGHDVRTGGLGEGRLGAGKGADRFLFVPLGTGIAGAIGIGGRIEPGAHGSAGEIGHIVVRPGGTDCSCGQRGCLERYASASAVSLAWAEATGDPEADAADCAKAVESGDPRARQVWLEAVDALADGLVTALTLLDPRTLIIGGGLAEAGETLFTPLRAAVEERVTFQKLPTIVPAALGDTAGCLGAGLLAWDLLAQSTDSTEVVA, from the coding sequence GTGAGACACGTCATCGCCCTCGATGTGGGCGGCACCGGAATGAAGGCCGCCCTGGTCGGGGCCGACGGCACCCTGCTCCACCAGGCGCGGCGCGCCACCGGCCGCGAGCGGGGGCCCGACGCGATCGTCGAGACCATACTCGGCTTCGCCGCCGACCTGCGCGCGTACGGCGAGGAGCACCTCGGGGAGCCGGCCGCCGCGGCCGGCGTCGCGGTGCCCGGCATCGTCGACGACGAGCACGGCATCGCCCTGTACGCGTCGAACCTCGGCTGGCGCGACGTGCCGATGCGCAGGCTGCTGAGCGAGCGGCTGGAAGGCATCCCCGTCGCCCTCGGCCACGACGTGCGCACCGGCGGCCTCGGTGAGGGGCGGCTCGGCGCGGGCAAGGGCGCGGACCGCTTCCTGTTCGTGCCGCTGGGTACGGGCATCGCGGGCGCCATCGGCATCGGTGGCCGCATCGAACCCGGCGCGCACGGCTCGGCCGGGGAGATCGGCCACATCGTCGTACGCCCCGGCGGCACGGACTGCAGCTGCGGGCAGCGCGGCTGCCTGGAGCGCTACGCCTCCGCGTCGGCGGTCTCGCTGGCCTGGGCCGAGGCCACCGGCGACCCGGAGGCGGACGCCGCGGACTGCGCCAAGGCCGTCGAGTCCGGGGACCCCAGGGCGCGGCAGGTCTGGCTGGAGGCCGTGGACGCGCTCGCCGACGGGCTCGTCACGGCGCTCACTCTGCTGGACCCGCGCACCCTGATCATCGGTGGCGGTCTGGCCGAGGCGGGGGAAACCTTGTTCACACCACTGCGGGCCGCCGTCGAGGAACGCGTGACGTTCCAGAAGCTGCCCACGATCGTCCCGGCGGCCCTCGGGGACACCGCCGGCTGCCTGGGCGCGGGCCTGCTCGCCTGGGACCTGCTCGCCCAGTCCACCGATTCCACGGAGGTAGTCGCCTGA